Genomic segment of Populus nigra chromosome 6, ddPopNigr1.1, whole genome shotgun sequence:
CACTTGAGAAAGCTTCAtgttttttcatcttaaaattCCTACTACTACATCCAGTTGGGCAAGTTACAAAGAACTTGGATGCTCAAAGATGATCACCTGTCCCACTGAACTTAGTCTTGCTTTCATTTAAAACTTGGACTGGCCTAGTATTTGGGTTATAGGTACTCCTTGTACTTCTCTAATTCCTTGGATACGAGAGAGAATCTCAGGCCCTTCACCAGAAATACTCAATCATGGTTTAAACTTCAAACAAAGATTCTAGCCAGAAGTCTGGTccaaattttttaacatttgtaaATGCTAGATGCACATTTGAGGCTTTAGATGagcagaaattttttttattgattggaagatataaaaacttataaacTTAATTGTGAAGGGAAAATGACTAAACCCAGAGTCCAACATATTATGGGACTTGCATGAGCAActataaagaatattttaatgtgttggaAAAGCAAGTCTACTAAACCCAGTAACACGGAAACATGCATGCTATGTCCCTTATAAGCAGAAGAGTTTACAGTTACATGACACGCAGTGAGTGATGGTATCTTACTGCATCGTGACAGCATTGCATAGAGCAAGATACCTCCCATGGAGTGTCCAATAGCAAGCAATTTACCATCCTTTGGCTTGGTTTGGGCCCTTATATACTCCATCTACATGGATAAAGGTAAAGCTTATTAACGCAAGAGGAATCACCAAGAATTGTTTATAACCAAATTTCAATGATCAtggtaaaaacaattataatcaaAAGGCTAACTGCAAAGACAGAAGGGTGCATAGAGTCTCAGCAAGATAAAATGTCACCTCACCGCAGCAGGAACGTCCTCTTCCAGGTAATTATCGAAGTCCCAGTCATACTTCACAATCAAGTCAAGTTGTTTCTGAAAATCTTCTATGGTTGATGAAAGACGCTCTTGCAAGTCAAACAACTGCGGAGAAACAGATTTTTGACCTTCCTCGATAACATTAACCAGCCCTTGACTCAGATCCCTGAATTGACCAGCAATAGCTGAGTTTTGTCTTGCTTCTAACAAGCTCAAAAGCTTTCCCCTTATCTCGTTCATGCGTTCAGATAATTGAGAATCTTCTAAGATTTTTGCTATCTGATCGACTAGCTTTGCAAACATAATCTTCGATTGACTTTCACTGAGAAAGCCAGAGAGCCTCTCAGACAAACGCATGAAGACTTCTGTCAACTTTGTCACTAGTTTTGATTCATCCCACACAGTTACAATCCCTGCCAGATGCTGGTCCTCTTCAACAAAAGAAACCCTAGAATCTGACACGGGACTGGGAACCTTACTTGGCTGCTGGTCTGTAGACAAAGATCCATTTGCCATACTCTTAGTTACAGCCTCCATCTGCTCAGAGACTTCATGGGCAGCCTGCTGAACAGCTTTGGGAGTTGATCCCTGTACGCTCAAACCAGCACCCCGAACCTCAAGAATCCACGTCTCAAATCCCTGGCCAGACATGTACCGTGCAAAGGAAGACTGCAACCATGAAACGAATGCAAGAGGATAAAGTGTTGCACGGTCGGAAAATACAAAACATGCAAACGAgtagaattaattttaagatccccccctataaagaagaacagaacaaaataataattcagcGTTTGTTGGAACAGCAAACCCCTGAAATTTAAATCAAGCTCAGAAGGTAAAACCTGATTCATTGTGTCAAGCGATTTGAAGCAGTTAGAATTTGAATAGGAGATATTCGGAAAGGTCAATCGTAACTAGAAACGACCCAACATTTATTTCGCATTGAAAGCAGCATATACTACAATCAAAAGTATGCTGCTCCGTGCTTTACTAGATAAtgctttgcataaaaaaattaactactgCAATGAAATCACATTTATCTTGCTTGAAATGGAATTAAACATGACTTGCAAAGAAGAGTGTTACCCCAGGTGAGAGATCGTAACCAATGGCATTAGTCCCGAGTCCAGACAATAGCAACAGCGGATGATTCCTTGGAGGCGCctgtaatcaaataaaaaaatgattcataAAGGGAGAAGATTGTAAACGAACTAGAGCATGAAATGTAGACTAAGTACGACCGACCTGAGGAGAAGGGTGGTAGCGCCAGAGAGCGGGACGCCAGTCGGAGTTGGAGACGGAGACATAGTGGAGCTCATCGGCAGTACAAATCGGAGGCTTCTCTGGAACCTTGACGACAGGTTCAGTTGACTCGGAGGAGAACGCTCTCGCTCGGAACGTCGTGGGAGTTGAAATCCTACGGTACGATGATAGTAGTGGTCGTGGAGAAAAAGACCACCGCGCAGAGGAAGCGGTGGCGCGAGAGAGGATGAGATTGGGATTGACGAAGATGAGATTGGCTACGTGTAGGGCGGAACGAATATCTGATTGGATTGTtgttgccattttttttttcttctgtatcTTGTTTCGTGTTTCTtatgtcttttgatttttaattagaaaagttGTTGGAGTTGGTTGTGTGTTTTTATGGCCGGTCTCGGATGTTGACTTGCTTTCCCTTTTGCTTTGGGTAGATTTTAATTACggtgttatttaaaaaaaaattatttaaaaatatattaaaataatatattttttttttaatattaacgtataatctaaaatatataaaaagaatttaaaactttttaaaaaaatttaaaaaacacaaccaaCCGCGTAACAAACAGGCTCGCAGGTGCGGCAACGAGGATTAGAAAATGCGGTGAGGTGGGGATGGCTGGTGGTGATAGGGACggggttcttttcttttccttcccttcccttcttcCTGCGATTCCTATCATCTTTGCTTGTTCGCTTGTCCGTTATCTCCCCTTTTGTCGCTGTGGGCCACAAGAGTCTCACAAAAGCCCATGACGTTCACCGTTCTGCAAACTTTCATACAAGATAAGAATAAGATTCCTCCTTTCCCTTCTTTTGCTcccctaaaaattttaatttaattatttaccaTACAGGTTGTGAAAAAGATATATGGTTCAGTAGATTAATTAAACcgaaataaaattgttttatagaaagaaagataaataaaaaatagtaagatGAGAATAAAATGGATGAGGTTACGGGTAAGAGGAGAAAATTGGGGAGGGCCAGTTTGATTTGCTTttcgtttttttatttctggaattgaaaatgaaatacACTCTGACCACGTGATGAACGAGGAATATTACTAATTTCAAACCAGCACGCATGTAAAGTTACCCCATcaaaacaaaagctaaaagtTAAATATTTTACTGTATAAATTTGCACAGTAAAATtacgattttgtttttaattgaaaacattGGTTGGCTTTGTTTCTGagacattaaaatattttccatgaGACTCGTTAGTTACTGTAAAAATAACAGGGTTAGATTGActctttgtgtttttatttcacAGTGTAATTATCTTACTATTCTTGGTAGCAAAAAAACATTGATCTCTGGTTAAgaagttttttaatctttgatttaattttcaagCAATTAAATTACGTAATTGCCCTTGTAATGTAAAATCCCTGCCTTTTATTAcgggattttttatgttttgtatttgattatttaatagTTATTGAATTTCATTAAAAGCAGCAAACTTATGGATTACGTCATTGCCCTTGTAATGTAAAATCCCTGCCTTTTATTAcgggattttttatgttttatatttgattatttaatagTTATTGAATTACATTAAAAGCAGCAAACTAAttccataaataaaatgaaaaaaataagtccGAGAGAACATGAGTAGTATTAAAAAAGTTCAGATGACACATTCGGTGATATCTAATGTCTAAACCATTGTTAGGGCGGCAATCAAAACATCTCGTAtcccccttttatttttatttttcctttcctttacttgattttcatgttgatattaaataaaaaaaacaacccttaAAGTTTGTTATCCTCGAAATTTCATCATTATtctctttattataatttttttatttataataattctgtttatttataataatttataaagttatgaatttttttaaatcttaccctcaataaatatttttatctgtcagatttggtttttattatcttgattattatttattttattttatatgtttttttaaaaaaattataatttcaacattttttatttttttttcaaacataatccttttttattattgttttttccttgcatatattttttttataatgatttgtttattattgCTTCACCCTCTAACATTTAATTAGTCAAGTGTTTAGCTTCATAATTGAGTTCAGAACTTGAGTTTAATAGGTtacaggattaaaaaaataattttgatttatgaaGTTGATATaagattttttgatttttttctcttttttttaagatattttgcCATCTTcagcattttattattttttcactctctactatattttttagttgttttaaaaatagtaCATGttaccttgaattttatttttttggtctttgttaaatttagtttttatagaagaattttgtttttaaattaaattaattaatatgaaataaaataaacaagcacaaaatcaaaatctgaGCTGAAATCCAAAATTCTTGCTTgtatataattcatttttttatttttgtaattttcatattatataatttaaaaaacagttaTCACACAACTATTAGCTTATATGTACTCAAACTAATTAGTTTGAATTGTTTATATAATTACACAATTGCATAAAACATATCATCtcagattatttgttttttttatacgaTATAAAGATATTGTAGAATAATGTTATCGGTTTTTTTCATAAAGGTTTGATTTTAAATGAGCGCAGATGCCAAAATCGCCAGcctgagaaaaaaaactattaatttcatAGGACCGAAGCCCAAGGAATTTGACTTTACGACCCAATCCATGGTCCAGTTTCGGAGTTGAAAAACCAGGCCCACTTTCAcccccattttttttcttttcgtccTCAGACCCCGTTCTTCTTTTTACCTGAAAAAAACTCGCAGAAGGTTTTGGCCGCTCTCCCAGCTCGATCGGTGCAGCAGTCAGCAAGTCTCTCTCTTTCGAAGAAATTTTTGAGATTATTGAAAATAAGTTGACGATGAGTGGAAATAAAGAAGAGAGTGAGGTTGAAGTGAAGAGCGTGTTCATAGGAGCAGGATGCAACAGAGTAGTGAATAACGTTTCTTGGGGCGCCTCTGATTTGGTTTCCTTCGGTTCCCAGAATGCTGTCGCTATTTTCTGTCCCAAGGTATCTTTCTTCCTCATATTCTCTGACTATCAGACTGTAACCTTGTTGTAGTGGCATTCTTAACAAACCTGGCTTTTTTTTTCTGCGGGATAGACTGCTCAGATTCTGACCACACTTCCTGGTCACAAGGCCTCTGTCAACTGCACTCACTGGATTCCAAGCACAAAGTTTGCTTTTAAaggttctttctttttatgtgttcCTGGGCTGTTCTTAGTTGTTTACTGCACAAAGCTTTATGTATGACTAGTGTTCTATTTGGATTCCGAGAGATGTTTAAAAAGTCAAGAAGTTTGAAAATTCTGCTTTCTGTTAACTATTTAGTTTTGCTAATTCAATACAAAGATTTTTGGAATTCTTACTTCATAGGCCAGTTAAGATTACATTTTTGTAAAATCCTAatgaaatttgttgtttttgctgGCAGCAAAACAATTAGACCGTCATTACCTGCTTTCTGGAGACACTGATGGTGCTATTATTCTATGGGAGTTAACTCTTGCAGACAAAAAGGTAATctgtttcttctcttcttcttatgTTTTGGTGTTGATGATTCAATCCAAAATCGGTTTCATTTCATGGGAATTTGGTAAAGTTTTTTCCGTTATTTTATTGCTTACCTATATAACTTGTTGAATCATGAACATCCGGAATCATAATCAATAGctatgatgttttgttttaggTAGTTGTTACTTTGTGTAGTGTTTAAATAACTCTGGGCATCTCTTACTTTTAGAAAGCAATTCAGTAACTTATAttctataattttcttttttcatcattgagtttcttttattttcagtggAGGCAAGTGTTGCAGTTGCCACAATCACACAAGAAGGGGGTTACATGCATAACTGGAATTATGGTTTCTGAAACAGATGCAATTTTCGCATCGACTTCTTCTGATGGTACAGTTTATGTGTGGGAACTGGTCCTACCTTCTACTGCTGGGGGTAAGCAAGTAAAAAATTTTCAACTGTTTCATTTTCATTGCTATTGAAATTTAAGGCCAAACAATGTTTAGTTTGCTTGTTCTTGACATTGTTATAAACCAGACAAGAGCTTGCTATGGAGACGACATATGATGGAGATTGTTTTGTCAATTAGAACTTTCTTAGTTGACCAATGCGTGTTTTCCATGTATATAATACCTTGTTGAACTATCTATACAAACTTCCAGTTGCCTTATTACTCTTAAAAATTTTGTGTGAACATATTGCATAGAAATGGCTATTATAATCAAGCTACAGAGTTTGGTTGCAGTTTGACATCTTAAATGTTGATTGAATTCAATAACCCCAATCTATATTGTGTACAGATCATGGCTTCTCTACAACATTTATCCTAACTTAGCCTCTTTGTTGTCATCATTGATGAGATTGAACTAATTGCTCTTTATGATGCTTAAAGCTCTATTCACTTGTTTTAGGTGAATGTAAATTGTCATGTCTGGAGACCCTATTTGTTGGTTCAAAGCCTATGGTGGCTCTTTCGTTGGCAGAATTGCCTGGAAATTCTGGGCATATGGTCCTTGCTATGGGGGGATTGGATAACAAAATTCATCTTTACTGTGGGGAGAGGACAGGAAAGGTAACCAACTCTGAATCTAAGCCTGCCTATTTTCCAGCACAAAATATTTTCTGTGCATCTCAAACATgctggttttcttttcttatgtgtCCAGTTTGTTCATGCTTGCGATTTGAAAGCACATACAGATTGGATCAGGAGTTTGGACTTCTCATTGCCCATATGTAATGACGAAGCAAACAGCATCCTGCTTGTAAGTTCGTCTCAGGACAAAGGCATACGCATATGGAAGATGACCCTTAGGGGTTCACTGACCAACAACCAGGGTACATATAGGAAAGAGGAAATAAGCCTGGCATCTTATATTGAGGGTCCTGTACTTGTTGCTGGCTCTTCCTCCTATCAGATATCTTTAGAGTCTCTCTTAATTGGACATGAAGATTGGGTGTATTCAGTGGAGTGGCAGCCCCCTTCAATTACTTCTGTAGAAGAAACTACCTACCATCAACCACAAAGCATTCTGTCTGCTTCAATGGACAAGACAATGATGATCTGGCAACCTGAAAGGAAAACTGGTATCTGGATGAATGTAGTCACTGTTGGGGAGTTAAGTCATTCTGCTCTAGGATTTTATGGGGGCCACTGGAGCCCAGATGGAAATGCAATTCTAGCACATGGATATGGTGGGGCTTTCCATCTATGGAAAAATGTTGGTGTTGATGTGGATCATTGGCAACCACAGAAAGTTCCATCTGGGCACTTTGCTGCAGTGACGGATATTGCATGGGCGAGGTCTGGAGAATACATGGTATCAGTTAGTCTTGACCAGGTAATGTTTTGTTCATGATTTAGGAACTGTTTCATGACATATTTTTCCTTATTGCGAGTCTGCAAAGTTCTTTCCAGTTAATTTTAACAGGCTAAAACGatattaaatatacaaaatgGAAAGTTAATCTGGTAACATGCAGTGAGCCATTTGATGGACCAATAGAATCTTGAAACTTGACATGAATAAGAAAAGTCTCTCAAACAAAGAGGTATAACAATGATCAATATCAGAGTGctttataaatatgttttctcTCATGTACTCTTACTGTTGTTTAAGTAGACACTAGATAGTATGTGTAACGATATGAATAATGCTTCTACATATGAATGGGGCTGTGTGGATCACAAAAGTTGGGGCATACATGGCAACAGGAACATCTATTTGACTTATCATAACTGAAGTTcttgtccaaaaaaaaaaatactgtaagCAAAAGcatcagaaaagaaaattcacACCCACTTCGGTTTTATCTTGTTAGCAAGTTGCCTGCGAATTTAAGGAAGAGAAATTACTTAGCCTTTTaaagttttctatttttagaaaaaaagaaaagaaaagaaaaagaatagttATGGGAAGAGCTTAAAAGTAGCAACCTTGAAGACGTTCATGATAAAAGttgaattattgaatttttgtaAGTGTTATTCTCGTATTATTGCTTAGTAAAACTGGTTGTTTACccctaataaaaattatttcgtGATTTTGCATACATACATCTGAGTTTTACATGTTACTTCAGTCACTTTTGACAAATAGTTTTCATTTCAGACAACTCGTATTTTTGCTCCATGGCAAAACAGTGCTTCTCTCACAGACGAGGAATCCTGGCATGAAATTGCTCGCCCTCAGATTCATGGCCATGACATCAATTGTGTGACCATCATCCAAGGAAAGGGGAACCATCGTTTTGTTGGTGGAGCTGACGAGAAAGTTGCTAGAGTGTTTGAAGCTCCTTTATCTTTTTTGAAGACACTGAATCTTGCCACTTGTCAAAAGTCTAGTTTTCCTGAAAACCTTCAACTTGATGTTCAGATTTTAGGTGCAAATATGTCCGCTCTTGGCCTGTCTCAGAAGCCTATTTATGTTAACAGTGAGTGTCTCTCCCCCTCTCTATATATGTATGTCAGTGTGTAGTACATAAAATCTCTGCATGTACTAATCTTGCAGTTTAATAATATCTGCAACAATTTGAAAGTCTTGGACATGGTTTGCTTCttctagatgaattaaaaatgTCAAATACTCGATGCATTCTTAGATTATGGAACTGACAGTTTCAAGCATTCTGAGAGGGAAAAGTTTTTACTTCTCTTCATGTGACATTTTAAATTGCTACAGCATATCTAGTGCAATGAAAGTTTGCAAGGTACATAGTTACTATAAATGAAAGAGGCACTGTATTAGCCTCTTTAGCCATTCTTGCAATCGTATTCTTATGCCAGTCAGCCTTTTGTTTTATGTGGACTTGGTTGATGCATCCCTACCTTGCTCCCACTCTTGAGCTCCACCCTCCAGATCTATAGATACACATGTTCCAGCACATTGTGTCTGCAAGTGTGCACGCATGCCTGTGCATGTATTTGCCTAACAAATAAGACTAGAACCTGTTACCGGGTATGAAAGTGAAAAGGTCTTGGTTTTGAAATAGAAGGGGTGAAATTGTTGGGTaacaatttcattaaaaaaaccagAAGGGAGGACTGGTTTCAAATTCTTCGTCTGGACCATGCTTTGTTGGGGCCATAATTAGATAAAGGCTCTTCATTGTcagtaataaaaacaaaacaaaattaatgacAAGCCATTTTTTGTTATAGATATCTATCTCTCAAACTGATGGTGGTTTCACACTACTTTTTCATAAGAGAAGACCAAGATTTCATGCAACTAGCAACAAGTGCAAGTTTCCAACTAAAAGCATTTTAactgatgtttttgttttgcagCTGTGCAGGAGACTCCAGAAAGGAATGAGAATGATGGTCTCGATACCCTTGAAAGCATTCCTGATGCAGTTCCAGTTGTGTTCACTGAACCTCCCATTGAAGATCAGCTGGCATACCACACATTATGGCCAGAGTCGCACAAACTTTATGGTCATGGAAATGAGCTTTTTTCCCTAAGCTGTGATCACGAGGGGAAGCTTGTCGCTTCCTCGTGTAAGGTATATGCTTATAATACcaaatttacttttgttttaaaCTCTAGTGTGAACTTCAACAAAAATACCCTTAGGCATGGGAAAGGAGAAATTTTTTTGCTTATAGCTGTCCTTGTTGCGACCAGTATCCTACTTAATTTCCAAATAAAGATGGAGAAAAAATTACAGGACTCTTATTCCAGTCATGTTCCTTCCAATTTTTCTGTGTTTAGTTTGATTCAGCATTTTAGCTGCAAAAGTACTTACCCTTGGGTGGATGGCAATTGCTTGAGTGCTTTACTTCAGCCGTGAGCGTTCATGTTGGGAGAGACATTTCTGGGAAACATGGTCGATAATTGCTCTGGTGCAAAGTATGTATTGTAACTGGAGAAGATATTATATCATTCAAGAGAATACTTGTTCTTTAGAAGTGATTGCACCCAATAAACATGCTGGAATATTATATCCATTGGCTTCCATAGTAACATTTATATGAAACTAATCTGGTCTCATTTTCACTGCTATTGGGAACAGTAGCGTTTCATAAACGTAACTTATTTGGGAACTCAAAGAAGTGTGAAGGaagaaaatctttttatttgaagttgAAGTGGACCAGTAATGAACCAGGAGGGCAGCTCATTTGAATACATCAAAGAAGTTAATTTAAACTGGAGAATATATTATAAACTCAAACTAGTATGAGTGGCTCTCTTGCAACAACTTGTATGGAGTGGCATTCTTTCCACTACATGTATGGATTTTTAGGCAAGTGCATATGATTGTTCTAAAATTGCCACTGCAAACACACAGGATGGTTTGGGTgttgtaaatttttaattgtatattttatgttttgcagGCCCAGTCTGCCATGGTAGCAGAAATATGGCTATGGCAAGTGGGCTCCTGGAAGGCAGTTGGTCGTTTGCAGGCACATAGCTTAACAGTGACACAAATGGAATTCTCTCGTGATGACAGTATGCTTTTGGCTGTGTCAAGAGATAGGCAGTTCTCCGTTTTCACAATCAAAAGAACAGGTACCCCTTATCATGAATTTATATGCTACTCTTCAGTGTCATCATCCTTGTACTTGTGGATAATTAAGGCTAAAGCATGTGCTATATGGAAATGGACAGAAGAGAGATTTGCTTGAAAGTGAATAGCaagagtaaaataatttttatgtttttcttttgttttcttttgaagatCTGGATGAAGGCTGACAACAGCAGAACTTTAGACTTGTCTAGAATGTCATACTTCATTGCAGTTGGTTCCGTGGATCATTGCTTTTCTGTTGTTGACATATGACTCAGTACTTATACCACTGCATCTTCCAGGGCATTTGATTGCATTTTCCATGTTTGTTTCTTTCATCCAAAATGAGATGTTAAAAAGTCAGtgcaatttatttcattttcctcACTCAGCAATGAATTGGACTCCGAAACTATTCTCTGGGGATGAAAGTACACGGTTCTTCAGAAACATGATGGGATTAATTTTATGTGTAAACTTGCCTTTATAATTCAAGACTCCATGAAACTTCATAGCATGCTATGATCGAATCTTTTATTCGTGATATTTGTATAGGCACAGATGAAGTTAGTTATCAGCTTCTAGCAAGACAGGAGGCACACAAGAGAATTATATGGTCTTGTTCCTGGAACCCGTTTGGTCACCAATTTGCAACTGGTTCCAGGGACAAGACAGTGAAGATCTGGGCCGTAGAGCAAGACTCATCAGTTAAACAGATGATGACTTTGCCACAGTTCAGCAGCAGTGTCACTGCCCTGTCATGGGTCGGTATTGATCGTCAAAGTAATCATGGGCTTCTTGCTGTTGGAATGGAAAATGGACTCATCGAATTGTGGAGTCTTACCACCAACAAGAGTGCAGCTGCCAATCTTGCAGTCCGGTTCGATACTTCATTGTGCCATGTGTCTTCAGTGAATCGACTGTCATGGAGAAACCCTGAAAAGAGTGAAGAACGCAGGCGAATGCAACTGGCTTCTTGTGGAGCTGATCAATGTGTGAGAGTGTTTGATGTGATTACTAAGTAaacaagttattatttttttcttatctcttaacaattttttatgtatcaatTAATGACACGTTCTAATTTCCTAAGTTGTCTGatttatgtttttccttttcgtGTCCCGTGTCAGCTTGACAAAGATCACATGAAACCGATCCATTTCTTTTTCCTGAATTTTCTATGTAACATACTATGCAGAGGCTAATTCTAGGTTTTGTAATTCCAGGGTGTTTTATCCACCTTTTATTAATCAGTGATTAGAAGTGCTAAATAATCTACTTAGCCAGCGGTCATAATATAAAATTGCAATTTTAAGCAGCTATTTCATAAACCAGCCATTGATAGTGGCAAAGAGGTGGAAGCCCTCTCCTCAGGCGCGAATGTGAAGCTTCAacgattttatatatatatttaaccataaaaaaataaaaataaaataaaaaaaaaaacccaaggatACCTCTCTAGTCTCCTCGCATTCAAGGATGGCATGAGAATTGTAGGCGCAGtcattattttctttgctttctcAGCAAGCACGCCTGGGCACCAGGTCAATTTTTGAGCATTGAATGTTAGATTGTCAAAGATCACAATCTATTGCTCTAGGCCACCCAAACCCTTTAAAGAGATGCTTAGCCACTGTAAACAATTCGTCTGAAATGCTACTGCCAgcgcttcttcttcttcttcttcgtctttgGCGAAAGAGAGGCTCAAATCTAAGAACATGGAGACACAGGATACAGATACTTGTTAAACTAGAAGCTCATTGCCATTAGCGTTATTTGCGcaattacaaattacaaaataataaaaataaaagccatTGAAATACTGCGATCCAACTCGGGTTATCATACAGAATATTTTTCGCTTGATATCCTCTCTCTTTTGAGCTGCCCCCTTAattgtaaataattaaatatttcgCTTTGTTGGGGATGATGGCTCGGGATGACGGACAAAAAGGGTCCTCGTTTGGCAcctgagaaagaaaagagattatCCTTCCTAACATTCCACACTTATAATTtactatatataattaatcaatgctattcaaacaaaaacttaaattaacagATCAACATCCATCCTTCCACATTTCCACACTCCTACGTTATCTTATCcatcctctcctctctctctctctctctctctctctctctctctctctctctcttttta
This window contains:
- the LOC133697536 gene encoding elongator complex protein 2 isoform X1; its protein translation is MSGNKEESEVEVKSVFIGAGCNRVVNNVSWGASDLVSFGSQNAVAIFCPKTAQILTTLPGHKASVNCTHWIPSTKFAFKAKQLDRHYLLSGDTDGAIILWELTLADKKWRQVLQLPQSHKKGVTCITGIMVSETDAIFASTSSDGTVYVWELVLPSTAGGECKLSCLETLFVGSKPMVALSLAELPGNSGHMVLAMGGLDNKIHLYCGERTGKFVHACDLKAHTDWIRSLDFSLPICNDEANSILLVSSSQDKGIRIWKMTLRGSLTNNQGTYRKEEISLASYIEGPVLVAGSSSYQISLESLLIGHEDWVYSVEWQPPSITSVEETTYHQPQSILSASMDKTMMIWQPERKTGIWMNVVTVGELSHSALGFYGGHWSPDGNAILAHGYGGAFHLWKNVGVDVDHWQPQKVPSGHFAAVTDIAWARSGEYMVSVSLDQTTRIFAPWQNSASLTDEESWHEIARPQIHGHDINCVTIIQGKGNHRFVGGADEKVARVFEAPLSFLKTLNLATCQKSSFPENLQLDVQILGANMSALGLSQKPIYVNTVQETPERNENDGLDTLESIPDAVPVVFTEPPIEDQLAYHTLWPESHKLYGHGNELFSLSCDHEGKLVASSCKAQSAMVAEIWLWQVGSWKAVGRLQAHSLTVTQMEFSRDDSMLLAVSRDRQFSVFTIKRTGTDEVSYQLLARQEAHKRIIWSCSWNPFGHQFATGSRDKTVKIWAVEQDSSVKQMMTLPQFSSSVTALSWVGIDRQSNHGLLAVGMENGLIELWSLTTNKSAAANLAVRFDTSLCHVSSVNRLSWRNPEKSEERRRMQLASCGADQCVRVFDVITK
- the LOC133697536 gene encoding elongator complex protein 2 isoform X2, which gives rise to MVSETDAIFASTSSDGTVYVWELVLPSTAGGECKLSCLETLFVGSKPMVALSLAELPGNSGHMVLAMGGLDNKIHLYCGERTGKFVHACDLKAHTDWIRSLDFSLPICNDEANSILLVSSSQDKGIRIWKMTLRGSLTNNQGTYRKEEISLASYIEGPVLVAGSSSYQISLESLLIGHEDWVYSVEWQPPSITSVEETTYHQPQSILSASMDKTMMIWQPERKTGIWMNVVTVGELSHSALGFYGGHWSPDGNAILAHGYGGAFHLWKNVGVDVDHWQPQKVPSGHFAAVTDIAWARSGEYMVSVSLDQTTRIFAPWQNSASLTDEESWHEIARPQIHGHDINCVTIIQGKGNHRFVGGADEKVARVFEAPLSFLKTLNLATCQKSSFPENLQLDVQILGANMSALGLSQKPIYVNTVQETPERNENDGLDTLESIPDAVPVVFTEPPIEDQLAYHTLWPESHKLYGHGNELFSLSCDHEGKLVASSCKAQSAMVAEIWLWQVGSWKAVGRLQAHSLTVTQMEFSRDDSMLLAVSRDRQFSVFTIKRTGTDEVSYQLLARQEAHKRIIWSCSWNPFGHQFATGSRDKTVKIWAVEQDSSVKQMMTLPQFSSSVTALSWVGIDRQSNHGLLAVGMENGLIELWSLTTNKSAAANLAVRFDTSLCHVSSVNRLSWRNPEKSEERRRMQLASCGADQCVRVFDVITK